Proteins found in one Catenulispora sp. GP43 genomic segment:
- a CDS encoding M1 family metallopeptidase yields the protein MVRERRALTAGLAMLVAVAASTACGGSGSAPAPAKTSSAPASDWSAGRSHPVADDMYPQFGDPATDVLHYGLDLKWDPASTVLTGTATLAVRAAEPTDHFVLDLAADMSADSVTVNGAPAADVHDGDHLTVPAGRRLPADAVRTVVIAYHGTPHLVPAPMTRPDVPGLGAQVTASGAVWAQQEPYGAFTWFPCDDQPSDKALYDVAITAPDGWAGVSGGTFLGRTESAGHGVYRWHQPNPVSTYLVAFAVDRFQQDSATGPHGIALTYWYLPADAEAVHKLTAQVPAMISFLEQRFGPYPFGTAGVLFRPEMVGMETQTMITFSSHGAAADLLHEFAHQWFGDAVTPTTWSGLWLNEGFAMYAQRLWQAAQSGSQTTTADLLLRGDQRMDQPLRSGDGPPGHYLPTHFASSNVYICPELMLNGIRTALGDTAFYQLLNDWVHQHQGTNQDRNTFAAFLDAHTGRDFSAYVDAWLDSPTTPTIQPPGAG from the coding sequence GCCTGGCGATGCTGGTCGCGGTCGCTGCGAGTACGGCATGTGGTGGCTCGGGTTCGGCGCCGGCACCGGCGAAAACCAGCAGCGCGCCCGCATCGGACTGGTCGGCGGGCCGTTCCCATCCGGTGGCCGACGACATGTATCCGCAGTTCGGCGACCCGGCCACGGACGTGCTGCACTACGGCCTGGACCTGAAGTGGGACCCGGCGTCCACGGTGCTGACCGGCACCGCCACGCTGGCGGTGCGCGCCGCCGAACCCACCGACCATTTCGTCCTGGACCTGGCCGCCGACATGAGCGCCGACTCGGTCACGGTGAACGGCGCACCGGCCGCCGACGTCCACGACGGCGACCACCTCACCGTCCCGGCCGGCCGCCGCCTGCCGGCCGATGCGGTCCGCACCGTGGTCATCGCCTACCACGGCACCCCGCACCTGGTTCCGGCACCGATGACCCGCCCCGACGTGCCAGGGCTCGGGGCACAGGTCACAGCCTCCGGCGCGGTGTGGGCGCAGCAGGAGCCGTACGGGGCGTTCACCTGGTTCCCGTGCGACGACCAGCCCTCGGACAAGGCGCTGTACGACGTGGCCATCACCGCCCCGGACGGCTGGGCCGGCGTCAGCGGCGGCACGTTCCTGGGCCGGACCGAATCGGCCGGGCACGGCGTCTACCGCTGGCACCAGCCGAACCCGGTGTCGACCTACTTGGTGGCCTTCGCCGTCGACCGGTTCCAGCAGGACAGCGCCACCGGCCCGCACGGCATCGCGCTCACGTACTGGTACCTGCCCGCCGACGCCGAGGCGGTGCACAAGCTGACCGCGCAGGTCCCGGCGATGATCTCGTTCCTGGAGCAGCGCTTCGGGCCGTACCCGTTCGGCACGGCCGGGGTGTTGTTCCGGCCCGAGATGGTCGGCATGGAAACCCAGACCATGATCACGTTCTCGTCGCACGGCGCCGCTGCGGACCTGCTGCACGAGTTCGCCCACCAGTGGTTCGGTGACGCGGTGACCCCGACGACCTGGTCGGGCCTGTGGCTCAACGAGGGCTTCGCGATGTACGCGCAAAGGCTGTGGCAGGCGGCGCAGAGCGGCTCGCAGACGACGACCGCCGATCTGCTCTTGCGCGGCGACCAGCGCATGGACCAGCCGTTGCGCAGCGGCGACGGGCCGCCCGGACACTACCTGCCGACGCACTTCGCCTCGTCGAACGTCTACATCTGCCCGGAGCTGATGCTGAACGGGATCCGCACAGCCCTCGGCGACACCGCGTTCTACCAGCTGCTGAACGACTGGGTGCACCAGCACCAGGGCACGAACCAGGACCGGAACACGTTCGCGGCGTTCCTCGACGCCCACACCGGCCGGGACTTCTCGGCGTACGTCGACGCCTGGCTGGACTCCCCGACCACCCCGACGATCCAGCCGCCGGGCGCCGGCTAG
- a CDS encoding DUF6186 family protein: MSPRAITIAGYVVIGVAAVLVELLARRPHSRVPRLSQLVSRVMHEKWGRVGMLLVWWWLGFHFLSRS; this comes from the coding sequence ATGAGTCCGCGTGCCATCACCATCGCCGGGTATGTCGTGATCGGCGTGGCCGCGGTGCTGGTGGAGCTGCTCGCCCGCCGTCCGCACAGCCGGGTCCCCCGATTGTCGCAGCTGGTCAGCCGGGTCATGCACGAGAAGTGGGGGCGGGTGGGCATGCTGTTGGTGTGGTGGTGGCTCGGCTTCCACTTCCTGTCCCGTTCCTGA